From the genome of Pseudomonas hamedanensis:
ACGGCGGGCTGCAACAGCACCAGTGCGAAGTCGCCACGCTGTGCGGTGAGCTTGCCGAGTTGCTCGAGCGCTGCGGCCAGCCGGCGGCAGCCGACAATCTGCAACAGGAAGTTGAACGGGTGATCCATGCCACGGCGGCCAATTACTCCTCGATGTACCAGGACGTTGCCAACCGCCGTCGCACCGAAATCAGCTATCTGTTGGGGCACGCCTGCACAGTCGCCGCGCGTCATCAGATGAACCTGCCGCACCTCAGCCAATTGCAGCAGCGCCTGATCAGCCATCTGCGCAGCCGTGGATTGCCCAGCGACTGAGCAGCGGCTACGCTGGCGACTTGTTCCTTTGTTGCGATAAACCCGATGCCATTGCGCCAGCGCCTTGAAAACCTGCCGGTCGGCCAGAAATTGCTGGCTGCCCTGCTGGTGCTGTTGACCACCGTTCTGCTGGTCGCCAACCTGACTTTCATCAGCGCCGCCTATTACATTTCCCAGGAAAGCATGGCGCCTCAGGCCTTGCAGACCATCGGCCGGCTGATCGCCAATCCAAGCCTGGTCAGCGACGCCCTGCAATCGCCGCGCAACGCCGAGCGACTGCTCAAGGAACTCGACAGCTATTCGCCCCTGCGCGCTGCCGCGTTGTATGACGGCAAGGGCGAACGCCTCGCTCAGGTGCAGCATGGCGAAAAACTCAGCCTGCCAGCGCACTACCGGCATGTCGAAGCCTGGCAACTGACCGAGTTTCGCAGCAATCAGCTGATCACCCTGCCCCGCCCCGGCACCGAGCCTGGGCACCTGCTGCTGGTGGCGAGCAGCGAGTTGCCGATGGCGTTCTACACCGGCACCCTGACGGCCAGCCTCGGCATTCTGATTTTCAGTGTGTTGCTGTGGCTGGTGATTGCCCGGCAGATCAAACGCCTGATCACCCGGCCGATTCATCAGCTCGAAGAACTGTCACGCCAGGTCACCCGCGAAGAGAACTACGCCCTGCGCGCCGCCCGTGGCAACCACGACGAAATCGGCAGCCTCGCCGAGGCCTTCAATACCATGCTGTCGCGCATCGAGGCCCGCGAGCAGCAGCTCAAGCGCGCCCGCGACGACTCGCAAGCCGCCTACGATCAGGCTCAGGGCCTGGCCGAGGAAACCCGGCACACCAACCGCAAGCTGGAACTGGAAGTCCAGGTGCGCAGCAAGATCGAGAAAAAACTCACCGGTTTCCAGAACTACCTCAACAGCATCATTGATTCGATGCCTTCGGCGCTGATCGCCCTCGACGAGCAGCTCTATGTCACCCAATGGAACCAGGAGGCCAGCGCGCTTTCCGGCACGCGCCTGGACGAAGCGCTGAACCAGCCGATCTTCCTCGCCTTCGAACCGCTGAAACCGTTTCTGCCGCAGCTCAAGGAAACGGTCGAGCAGCACACCGTGGCGAAAGTAGAGCGGGTCACCTGGCTCAAGGGTGACGAACCGCGGCATTACGCGCTGACGTTTTATCCGTTGATGGGCGGTGCCGGGCGTGGGGTGGTCATCCGTATCGATGACATCACCCAGCGCTTGTCGCTGGAAGAAATGATGGTGCAGTCGGAAAAAATGCTCTCGGTCGGTGGTCTTGCCGCCGGCATGGCCCACGAAATCAACAACCCGCTGGGCGCGATTCTGCACAACGTGCAGAACATTCGCCGACGACTGTCGGCGGAGCTGCCGAAGAACCTCGAAACCGCCGAGCAACTGGGCATCGAACTGGATGCCGTCAACCGTTACCTGCAAGGCCGCGAAGTGCCGCAACTGCTCGATGGCATTCAGCAGGCCGGGGCGCGGGCGGCAAAAATCGTTACGCATATGCTCAGCTTCAGCCGCCGCAGCACCCGGCAAATGGCCCCGTGCGATCTGCCAGCGCTGATCGATCAAGCCGTGGAGATCGCCGGCAATGACTTCGACCTGGCGATCGGTTTCGATTTCAAGGGTCAGGCAATCATTCGCCAGTTCGACCCGGCCCTCGGCCCGGTGCCCGGCACCGCCAACGAACTGGAGCAAGTGTTGCTCAACCTGCTGAAAAACGCTGCGCAGGCCATTCACCAACGCGAAGACGACAGCGAGCCGGGGCGCATCATTCTGCGCACCCGACTGAATCCGCCGTGGGCCGAGATTCAGGTGGAAGACAACGGCATCGGCATGAGCGAAAACGTGCGCAAGCGCACCTTCGAACCGTTCTTCACCACCAAGGAAATCGGCCAGGGCACCGGGCTGGGTTTGTCGGTGTCGTACTTCATCATTACCAACAACCACAAAGGGCAGATGGAAGTGCAGTCAGCGCCCGGCCAGGGCACCTGCTTCACCCTGCGCCTGCC
Proteins encoded in this window:
- a CDS encoding sensor histidine kinase; the protein is MPLRQRLENLPVGQKLLAALLVLLTTVLLVANLTFISAAYYISQESMAPQALQTIGRLIANPSLVSDALQSPRNAERLLKELDSYSPLRAAALYDGKGERLAQVQHGEKLSLPAHYRHVEAWQLTEFRSNQLITLPRPGTEPGHLLLVASSELPMAFYTGTLTASLGILIFSVLLWLVIARQIKRLITRPIHQLEELSRQVTREENYALRAARGNHDEIGSLAEAFNTMLSRIEAREQQLKRARDDSQAAYDQAQGLAEETRHTNRKLELEVQVRSKIEKKLTGFQNYLNSIIDSMPSALIALDEQLYVTQWNQEASALSGTRLDEALNQPIFLAFEPLKPFLPQLKETVEQHTVAKVERVTWLKGDEPRHYALTFYPLMGGAGRGVVIRIDDITQRLSLEEMMVQSEKMLSVGGLAAGMAHEINNPLGAILHNVQNIRRRLSAELPKNLETAEQLGIELDAVNRYLQGREVPQLLDGIQQAGARAAKIVTHMLSFSRRSTRQMAPCDLPALIDQAVEIAGNDFDLAIGFDFKGQAIIRQFDPALGPVPGTANELEQVLLNLLKNAAQAIHQREDDSEPGRIILRTRLNPPWAEIQVEDNGIGMSENVRKRTFEPFFTTKEIGQGTGLGLSVSYFIITNNHKGQMEVQSAPGQGTCFTLRLPLTQPTPVTAETNQLPR